The Amaranthus tricolor cultivar Red isolate AtriRed21 chromosome 6, ASM2621246v1, whole genome shotgun sequence genome has a segment encoding these proteins:
- the LOC130815598 gene encoding uncharacterized mitochondrial protein AtMg00810-like yields MTTIRALIAIAASKGWDIFQLDVNNAFLHGDLNEEVYMRMPKGIENPGNKFCKLNKSLYRLKQASRQWFFKLHTVLLHQGFVQSRHDYSLFIKKRGSDITIVAVYVDDILVTGTNHNDIQTLKAHLDTIFSIKDLGILHYFLGIEVSYSQAGIILTQKKFTKSLLDNCGFDLSKSAPAPLSLNTKLLDNSGDLYAHPDHYRSLIRKLNFLTHTRPDLSFSVQTLSQFMHTPRQPHVDALHHVLRYVHGTTGQGILLHGSAQLTLQAFSDSDWAACPNSRRSVTGYVMLLGHSPISWKSKKQATVSRSSSEAEYRAMASAASEITWLIQLLQDLGVYNLEPVLLHCDNMSAIHIAKNPVFHERTKHIEVDCHFTRDKVLEGLLQLTYLPTQNQLADVFTKALPSPQFCKLLTKLGVVNTTPA; encoded by the coding sequence ATGACAACCATAAGAGCCTTAATTGCAATTGCAGCAAGCAAAGGGTGGGATATATTTCAATTAGATGTTAACAATGCTTTCCTTCATGGTGATCTTAATGAAGAAGTATACATGAGAATGCCCAAAGGAATTGAAAATCCTGGGAATAAGTTCTGCAAACTCAACAAATCCTTATATAGGTTGAAGCAAGCAAGCAGacaatggttttttaagctgcATACTGTACTGTTACATCAAGGATTTGTACAATCCAGACACGATTATTCTCTCTTCATCAAAAAAAGGGGTTCAGACATCACCATTGTTgctgtttatgttgatgatatcctGGTAACTGGTACAAATCACAATGATATACAAACCCTAAAAGCTCATCTTGACACAATCTTCAGCATTAAAGATTTGGGCATCTTACATTATTTCCTTGGTATCGAGGTATCTTACTCACAAGCTGGGATCATTCTCACTCAAAAAAAGTTCACAAAATCTCTCCTTGACAATTGTGGTTTTGATCTTTCCAAATCTGCTCCTGCTCCCTTATCCTTAAACACCAAACTCCTGGATAATTCAGGTGACTTGTATGCTCATCCAGACCATTATAGATCCTTGATTAGAAAGCTCAATTTTTTGACTCATACAAGACCAGATTTGTCTTTCTCTGTCCAAACATTGAGTCAATTCATGCATACCCCAAGGCAGCCACATGTTGATGCTCTGCATCATGTATTGAGATACGTCCATGGAACCACAGGACAAGGCATTTTATTACATGGTTCAGCACAACTTACCCTTCAGGCATTCTCAGATAGTGACTGGGCAGCTTGTCCAAATTCTCGAAGGTCTGTTACTGGATATGTGATGTTACTTGGACATTCACCTATATCTTGGAAGTCTAAAAAACAAGCCACAGTCTCAAGAAGCTCCTCTGAAGCAGAATACAGAGCCATGGCTTCAGCTGCATCAGAAATCACTTGGTTGATCCAGCTTCTTCAAGACCTTGGTGTATACAATTTAGAACCTGTTCTTCTACATTGTGACAACATGTCAGCCATACACATTGCAAAAAATCCAGTCTTTCATGAAAGAACTAAACACATAGAAGTGGATTGTCACTTTACTCGAGATAAGGTTCTTGAAGGTCTTCTTCAGC